The genomic window catgacaacatctccagtcccaggaaacagtttatcaatgcaaattctataaactttaaatattcagggaaaatggaaaccaaatgggctaaaagcttatctagaatgtatgaagtccatgttaaaagcttacctaggatgtggaagatatatgctaattcatgcctattgagaattgaaacaaaaggaccttttggcctttcctttctgtataaaagggactaaaaaatcttgtttggggctcgggattgaaacagaaagctcccaagtctggctaGCTGTCaataagccatttttccttctcagaatcattcctgagtcctggcttttctgcacgcaaataattaaacctctctcaaatacTACAACACCCCTGACCTCCCTGATGGGGACAGGCCTAACAAGCCTGGGTATGCAGGGTGGATGCAGTGAGTTCCCTGCCCCGGCCCCCTCACTCCTGGGATTACATTCTGTGGGGCTTCATAAGCAAAtccatttaaaatggagaaccaaaggaaggcattcaacaagctgtaggccatagtttcactcaccaataaccTCCTGGCTGGCTCGTCAAAtatgtaactggattttgtctaggttcttgactatgctgcagaaatgaatttcaagaagcatatcaggttagttaggccagtaatttattaagatagggagggaagagaaataagaaaatagcagatcatggttcccagatagagaggaaaggGCTCAAAAGTGATAAATTGGGCTGATCTGCAGGTTActattccccattatagattataaaagcTCACATTTCCTTGCATCCAGGTGGGGACAAAGAAGCTAGAATAAGGTATGGAACAGGTACTGGGACTtggcaaaggcaagagagcacaaGAGAGAGTAAGTGAAgatttgtgcttgctttttaaactacTAATTATTCCATACCTTTGCTAGTAGCATGGGAGGAGTTCCAACTATTTACTGTTTTGATAGATTACCCCACCCTTCAATCCCCCAGGAGGACTtaatgataaggccccttgacAATATATGGGGCTCCTCTTggtttctggaggaaatctcattctgaattgGATTTCTTGTGAGAGTCTTCTGCAGCCATCCTGAGGAGGTACCAAATGACATGTGGACTTCTTATCATGTTCCatatccatctattgattccctatcttacatGGCTTCACTATGACATACAAATTATGTAGCTGGCCCTGGTGGCAGAATCAATTTACCTACCAtccaaattttttcttccttcttggaTTATATCAGAAGACTATGGATGAGAAATTAGGATAGAGTCCTTTAATTTCTTGACACAAGTAATTTACGATCATTTGGCCCTGCCTCTTGACATGTCcaatcatttttattgaaaaattatacataaatatgtatgcaaaaTTAtagagtataaaaataaaatgattattaaaGTTTTGAATAAAGCTTATAAAGGCCTCAGATGATATTTTCTCCAGGTAGGGTTCATAATTTCTGTGTTAAGCAGATAGAGTACGGGATTTCATACAATTAAGGAGTGAGTTGAATCAAGTATAGGTTGTAATTGTTTAGAAATCCTTCTCTATCTAGCTTCTTCTGTTTCTTAAGGTGTGGTCATTTAAAGGATTCAAGTGGGAGCCTCACATGTTCATTGTACTAAGAATTCACCCCAGTAAGTTCTAGCGTCTTCAGCCCTGAATGGAAGTAGACACTCCACTCTGTTTTTATAGATTTTTCCTGCTTCAGATTCTCCTGTGCTAAGCTTCAGATTTAGCAAATATCCAGAGAAGCATATTAGCCATTTGCTTAGGGTCCTTAAATATTAAGTTTGTCACTCCAATATATGCGACTAACAAAATTTCTGCTGAGTCTCTGGAGCCTATTGGGGCCTTTCTGCTGGGGCCATCAGTGATCCTTAGCCTCTTTCCTGTGCCCAGAATCAGCATATCACCTGAGGGAAAGCATTGGATGGCATGAATCTGTCACAAACCACCCCATATTACCTGTTCTCGTgttttacacacatacacatacacgtGTAAATATAGGAATTTTGTTTACTGATTGTGGTGGTTTGGTGCTATGCACCTCCAAAAAATATGtcattaaatttaatccattcctgtgggtgtgagccaaTTGTAAGTatgaaattttgatgaagttaatTCAAAGGTAAGGCCTAACTCAATTAGGATGGCTCTTTAtcttattattggagtcctttataaatggaatgaaaaagaaaaattgcagaaggagcagtcagaagctgaaagtcaacagaaactgaaagaaaagagggaggcCAGGGCACTCAAGCATATGTATTGCCATTAGACACATGCCCATGACCAAGGATGGCTAATAGCCAATCCCAGACTGCCAGTCTTGGGAAGAAACAACTGCCATCAGGCCTTGATTCGGGcatttcctagcctcaaaaccatgagccaataacttcctgttgtttaaggcaaCCTGTTCCATGGAATTTACTTTAGCAGTCAGAGAATTAAAACACTGAGTTATAATTTACACATAGTAGAATTCATCTTCTTTAAAGATACAGTTTGAGAATCTTTGACCAAGATATAAAGATATGTAAAAAGAAGGAAACTCAGAGAATATTTCCAATAACCCCAAAGTTTCCATTTTGCCCCATTGTGGTAAATATTCCCTTTCAACTAAATGCCTGAGAGCTACAGATCTGATTTCCATCCCAATCCTTTTATTGTTTCAGAAATGTAACATAATTGGAATAGTACTGTATGCTTTTTTGCttgtggcttctttcacttaacacaATGGTTTTGAGCTTCATTCATATGCTTGCATGACATAgtatattgttctttttttttcctagttgttTTCCACTCTATAGCGGGTCTGAAATGTATACATTGACCACTTgatagacatttgagttgttccattttatttcatttatggaAAATGGACAATAAATATTCAGGTACAGATGTTGAGAATATCTATGCTTTAAATTCTCCTGTGTAAATAATTAGAGTGGAATTTCTTGGTCATGTGGTAAGTATAACTTTGTCaggtattagtcagggttctcagtGATATAGAACTGACAGGATTGTATATatagtgtgtgtatgtatatacatatgtcagttttttgtttctatttttgttccacaatttttattcttaatcctttctatttttatgattttttactctGATtcgttatatattttttctttgcttcctGGTCCTTTTAAGGTTCCTTTTCcatcttgtttattattatcattattattctcttctcctttcttttctttactaaGATCTTCACGTTTGGGGGAGAACATaaacaactacaaggatatagaataagtggagcCAAGCATCAAAAAGGTACCTtaacataaaacaaataaaaataaaaccctagaggggaaagagaagttaaccatctgaataagctcattcatatatacatatgcctacacacaaacaaaaaagtataagccacagtaaggaaaaggaagacatggcccagactaatgaacaaactgaaaaaacagaaggagatgcagaatgtgaacagctaatcaaggatgtccaaacaaatatcatgaatcaacttaatgaagtaaaggaagagataaaggatattaagaagacactagggaAAAATACAGAAGGAATCATAAACATACAAATAAAGAtaatctgatggtgatgaatggcacaattcaagaaactgaaaatatgctggaagcacataacagcagatttgaacaggcagagaaaagaagaatTAGTGATGCAGAAGATAATACACCTGAAATCACATAGATagtagaatagatagataaaatgaaagaaaaaattcaacagggactcaGGAAATTCGATGACAGcatgaaatgaacaaacataagcattataggcatccaaaagggagaagagaagaaaagggaggcAGAATGAGTATTGatggaagtaatggctgaaaatttcccaagtcttCTGAGGACATGGatttacatgtccaggaagtgcagcacactcctaacagtataaatcctaactgGCCTACCATGAGACATATCCTTTTCAAATTGTCAAATACacaggacaaagagagaatactgaaagcaacaaaagaagagatgcatcacatacaagggaagcttgataagattaagtactaatttctcatctgaaagcatggaggcaagaaggcactagGATGGCATTGTTAAGGTACTCaaagaaaacctgccagccaagaattcagcaaagctggcattgaaaaatgaaggagaattcAAAGTATTTGCAgataaatagaaaggaagaattagTTAACAAGGAAACTGcccttaaaaaaatactaaagggagttctgcagattgaaaggaaaaagcaggagttggaggagagtgtagaaaggaggattattagtaagggtagcTAAAAAGATACGAagagaaataataacaaaatatgaTGTATATagacctaaagaaaaaatagcaaatgtCTGCACTGACTtgaacagtaataacattgaatgctaatagATTAAATTcttcaatcaaaagatatagattggcaaatgaataaggaaataaaacCCATCAGTATGCTGTGTACAAGAAACTTACTTTAGACACAGAGGCACAATGTACCAGTTGTGTATATCGCCAACTGATATTGGATGAGGCCACCAAGCCAAACAAACTGAGATAGAATGTcctattcaacaaaaggtgctgggggaactggatatgcatagctaaaagaaagagagagaggatcaTCATCTCACCtattatagaaaaatcaactggCTTATTGTGGATACCCTGATGGATCCTTTTCTTTCTCACATGTACTGTCTCTTCTGGATGCTCCCACCTATGCTAGCCTTAGGTCTCTCAAAATCCAAATCTCTCAATTAGTAATATTGCACCACCATTCATTCCAAACTTCTCACCTTCTCAGAAACGAACCTACAGCCTTGACCTGGGGTTCCTTCACTGATGGTTTGGGAAGGTGATGATTTCATTCCATGTGGATAACTGTTTTGCATGGCAAACACAAACAAGATGGTAAGAAGACTCATTAATGCAGCCAAAAGACTATGCAAGGAAAATGGTTGAATTAACATGGTTGCTTAACATGTTTTGCTCTGCGTTTATGACAAAATTAAGCTGAACTATCCTTCCCCAACTCACCCTAGTAGATCTCTAAATGTGAAATTACATTTCTGCATCCAATATGaggaggaatcaggaaattctctTATATTCAAAACATTAGATACCTTCCTTTAATGAACTAGTTACCCATCAATCTCAGTGTTTGGGTGGCTAGTATTGGAGATATTTTCTCAAGGTCCTTTTCACAGCTGCTTTCACCTCACTGCTATTCAGGCTATAGATAAGGGAATTCATTAAGGGAGTAACCACACTGTACCAATTCCAATGGTGAGCCTGAAACTGGCATAAGATAGTGTAGGAAAACTGAGCCATAAAACAGGAGCACTACTGTaaggtgggaggagcaggtggagaaggccTTGCTTCTACTGAGGAAGAGCCGATGCCCAGGATAGTGAAGACAATGCAGACATAAGAGTAGAAGATCAGGAAACTGAAACTGGTTGCAATTCCATAAAGACTTGAACAAAGAATGACAGTAAAACTTGGGGATAGATCAGagcaagaaagaggaaagagagagggcaAATCACAACTGTAGTGGGGGATGGTATAATCTCCACAGAACTCCAAGTTCATAGCTGGAAAGATGTTGAGGAGTGCAGTAAAAAAGCTCAGATCCCAGGAACCCCAAGCCAGCCTCTTACAGAGCAAGTTGTTCATCACCTGGACATAGAGCAGAGGATGACAAATGGCAGCAAAGCAGTCATAGGACATAGCTGCCAGCAGGCCAACTTCAGTGGCTCCTCTCACTAACAAAGAGAAGACTTGAGCCAGGCAGCCCTCCACAGAGACTGTTTCCTTCTGATACAACAGATTCCTCAGCAGCTTTGGCactgtgacagaaaagccagtgTCCTGGAAAGAGAGTTGAtgcaggaagaagtacatgggtgtgtagAGGTGAGAGTGTGCCCTGGTCACCAGCACCATCATCAACTTACCTGCCATGGTCAGGAGGTTAATTTGCAAAACAGCACAAAGATTGCTGGATGTGTGGGTCAGCAGACAGACCAAAGGGGATGAACTCATTTAGGGTGCTATGGCTTTCCAAGGCCATTTAAAAAGGATTTTAtctagaaacaaaaataatagcaaatctGAAATCTCTAGGCCATACTTAATTACCAGAGGATGTGGGTCACATCCCaactgatttatatttaacaTCTCCCTCTAAATTTGTTTTGTATCCATCTTCCTGGTGTGATAATCTACTTCAGTCCTTAACCATGGTTCAAACCTGCAAGTATATTAACTTTTGGTTGATCTTCTTTCTCAGAGATTGTTAAGAAATTCACAAAATTCTATCACCTGGATcatgattaattttgtttttttggtaacAGAACCTGTGCTTAGCAATATTCACTCTTCATTGCACATATTAGTAGAATTCTAAGGTCTTTCCTCTTacttgtcttttattcccattcaGACCTTTCTAATGTGTATACTAGTAAgatattttgtcttcatttagcTTCATACATGGCATTTTCACATGCCAGTTTGCACTCTAGACAAAATTGGAATATGTAACCTCAGGCATGCACATATATGCCTGTGCTTCCTTGGGTTCCTCTGTTAGACGTTGGGATAGAAGAAATAATGGATGCGCAATACTAAAtatattttcagaagaaaaattaatATCTGAGGCAATACAACTGTCTAAATTGCCAGTTTCAAGAGTTAGAATATGACTCCACTATGTAGGTTTCTAAGACAAGTATTTCCTATGAAAGAGTGTCTTGCAATCAAGGTTTGTCAGTAAATGTGCTCTGTCAACTGACACCTACAGATCTGTAAGATTGTCCACACATTATGTTCTAGAGAGTCTCAATACTAAGGCCATACTGTTGTAGTTGCCCCTGAGCATCATGGTTTGTTTCTGTATCAATTCAAGTTTCAGTTCTGCTGGAATGCCCTCTTTATATcaaaatctttataatattttgacactcattttaaatttgattttttcttGTATCTTCCTAGAAAATTACTTTCTATAAATTCAGCATATATGCCATAGTTAAAAAGAATTTGTTAACAGAGTGATAAGCAATTTTTAATCTCTAGGTAAAAAAGTGGAAATTATTCTATGAATATTGTtcaaatgagaacacaaatatATTTCCATAACATCCCAAATGTTTAAACACTATGACTCCAACCCTAATCTCTGTGATTACAAATTATGTGCTCTTTCTATCCTAACCCTCAGGCTCCATTTTTAACAATTTCTTGCTAATTAGTGATTTCCTGTACAAAATGATCTCTTCCATCACCTCATAACAAGTAAGCCTCTCCCCTGTATTCCTTCATAGTAAatcactcttctgtttttttatagtGGTTATTGTTAATATGTGTTTAGTAAATTCATATTTTCTCTCCCCAATGACATTATAATTACTTGATGGCAGTCATTATGCTCTATAATATGTCAAATCCAGGACACATGGAACAGTGGAAGGAAAAGCCATAGTGGAATCTGATgagaatttgttgaatgaagaaaataatgaactgAATAGTACAGTCTGTGTAGCTAAAATTTAGGGGGGAAAACTCTGAATACACAAGTTTGATAAAGACTCAACAGTAAGGGGAAGTGTAAGGGGAAGTGAAAGAAATCCTCCCCATATGTGAGTCTTTGCCACTGTGCCtgagtgtatatatgtgtgtgtatgtagcaACTGTGGGAGTTCTAATAGTGAACTGTACCTTGGCTGATGCAAAACCTACCAAATCCTTGTAGCTGAGACATCATCTCACATCCACTATGCAATTATCAATACCAGAAGAATTATTTATTCCTATCATGTTCAATCTATAATCACCAATCTATTCAtttctctgtatctattcacttattaaattatttatcCATAGTCCATTTTTCTATTCATCCATTAATTTTGTAAGTCATCCATTCCATTCAgaattcttctttccttttgtttattcttctaccatctatccatctataaattcatttatttagaaACAAATGTTCATATTCTGTTAAAAGCTACAATATGCTAGGTATTGAAAGGAAGACATCCTtgtatttaatgtaatttaaacgATGAATCTAAACTATTttgtggcggcggacttggcccagtggttagagcgtccgtctaccacatgagaggtccgctgttcaaatccggggcctccttgaatcatgtggaactggcccatgcgcagtgctgatgcacgcaagcagtgccatgccaagtaggggtgtccctggcataggggagccccacacgcaaggagtgcaccccataaggaaagccgcccagtgggaaagaaagtgcagcctgtccaggatgatgccacacacgcggagagctgacacaacaagatgacacaaacaaacaaacaaaaaaagaaacacagattcccgtgccactgacaacaacagaaacagacaaagaagaagacgcagcaaatagacacagagaacagacaaccggcggggggggagataaataaataaataaatcttttaaaaaaataaactattttgtttgctcttttttacTTCCAGATTTTATTTCATCCCTAGCCATCATTTAGTActtaattcttttctttgctttttcctcATATCTATGTTGAATCCTGCTCCATGACTATACAGTCATATTATACCTTTTCATGAAATCCCAATCTATTATTGTAAACTCCCTACATCATTCTGACAAGATCCTTTGAACTCATAACTGAACCTGTATTTTCCATCATTGTCCTAGTATCCCAGAGTCTGATATAAGTGTTGTTTAAAGGATGCATAGTCACAAGTTACCAAGGCAATCACAAGTCTAGAGTGCCTTCTGCATAGCCAGTTCTTGTCATTTCTGATTGTTCCTCAGTACCAATATTGAATTTGGTACTATGTAACATTCTTAGATTTAGACTACTTCTTCTTACATTCACTTCATATCTTAGTTCTGTCTAGTAAGTAATAGGCAATATGGATGGCAGAAATCAATCCAAATTCAGAAGTGGGCAgaataatttgaagaaaaaaaaatctaaagagtCTCTCTTACATTTGCATTTCTTAAATCACATTGGAAGTAAAACATTTCTCCAGTATCTActgaaacaaaattaattaattaattatttaatactACTCATAAATTTGAAGAATACTGTATTTGGAAATTTTTGTGTGTATGAAGCAGGTAGTTGCTTTAATTCttcattatttactttttaaatccaTCTTGTGTTCACTTACACATTTAGAGTTATGAGAGTACCTTATATTTACATTGAAGTTTGAGGAATGAGCCAACTTCCAAAGTGGTTGGAGATGTCCTGGCTCCTtacaaagagatggaaaaaaaatgttcgTTTAGGGTGATTCTATAATTGGGAGCTAGGCTTACCAGTTTTCAAGGAGGGCAATACAATAGACTTCTCCAATGCTTCTGACATACAGCATTGTCCAACAGACTACATTTCAGTAGGATGCTGCATTTTTAGTAATTTCAAGAGCCATCCAATTCAATCATGTGAAATGTGTTCCACTGGAATGAGCATGTGTTTAAACACAGGTAAAACTTTGAGGCTGTAATAATAATACCTTCAGTTCAAATAAATGATCAgccttaaatatatttaattttaatatattcatttatatatttaattttaaaacattcaaatGCTTGGAATGATGGGCCAATGATAAAGGGAAGAGAGTGAGGTTCAGTGTTTCCTGTATTCACTGCATGTGGGATACAACTCTAAATGGCCAAAAATGGGTAAATTTGATATGACACTGTTTAAATCCCATGAAAATGTGAGAGGTCCTTGGAAAGAGAGTATGGTGAAAATAGATAGGTCTGGAATAATAGCATCAatgcatttgattattttaaaaaatacttgtgaGCATCTACCCCTCTTTCATTCAATTTAATAACTGCATTAGTTTGATCAGATTTGAATTTGGAAGActtagaaataatagaaaattaaatttcCTAACACATGTGATTGGGCGATAGAGAAGAAACAAAATCCAATCTACTCTGATGTACCTTCTCCACTACTTCCCAGAATATTGTTTTTGCTGTTCTGATCTTCTCCTATTTTAAACCTAGAACATGAACTAAGTTTGGACCCAGAATGCATAGGACCCCTGTTTCCAATGCACAGGATTGGTCATTGTAGTCAATGAATTTTATCACAGATTTTTCTCAGAGTAGCTGAGTACATGGACAGCACtgcatgaaaaatatgaaaagctTCATACACTTGGGAATGCAGTCTCAGCACATAGAAAATTTATGTGAATACTCATTGTAAGAAAGCACCTCATAGagccagaaagaaaaaattaacaggaggagagaaaagaaagtattCAGGAAAGAAAGGCAAAAACTTACTCTCTCCTGGCTTTTATGGCTTGAAAGACATCCTAAAGCTCTGGCTTTTGCTGGGTCCAAGAGACTTCTGTGTTCCTAAGGAATACAATTCATAGTCCAGTGACCAGAAATGCAGATCACTTTTCTGTTGGGGAGTCACAGGAAGGACATGTAAAATGATTATCAAAGAGCTATAAACACATAAAGGCAGAAGTTCAAGAAAGTACAACCCCTTAGCTCTGGCATGTTTATGGTTATCCCTCACTCCAGTGACAAAGAAAAGCTGACATCTTCAAAAACAGGTGTAAGGAGCTTCTTTTTGATGGTCTTAGGCCCAACCAGAGGATCatctatttatttaatgtccTCTTCAATTTTAAATATTGTGCTGAAATAATCCATGAAGAAAAATGATTATAATGTATAACTCTTCAGAAAGGCAAGTATAGGTTATTTATCAATATTTGGCCAGATGAGCCTTATAGTCTATGAGACAGAGGAATCAATGCCTTTTATTGCCTGGAATCACAAAAAGAAGCCCAATTTACAATGTGCTAACACACAACTCAAAGTATAGGAGTCTCAGAGAATTCTATTTAGCATGGAATTTTGGAACTTCTTTCTTCATTGAATCTATGACTGAAAACTCTTGGTTATCTGGTAGGCTTTGAAAGATAACAAAAAATCATTCCTAactttgtagtttcaaccacacaccCTCAACTCCCCAtagttcatctgctccctcccccaacactCCTCCAAGTTCCATGAtgtttcaatgacagatacaagccattatatatcttataacttacaaaattgtggagaagagggtgtaaactataatgtaaactataatctacacttagtggcaatatgtgctcatcaattgtaacaaaattcaccacactaatgaaggatgtcgttaAAGTGGGAAAGTATCGAGGGGCAGGAAGTGGGGAATATGgaaattctcatattttttatgtatcatttatgtaatctaagcatcttcaaaacataaaaaatttttaaaatttaaaaataaagttgcaaTTGCAGcctgatttttatttaaaaacacatgcatgaaaaaagaaagatagcAAATTGGTGGCTTgtggaaaagaaagaattaaataatatCTTGGTcctttgtgaaaaaaaataacaacatttATAAACCCTTCACATACACAACATCCCTGGGTATAAAATCAACAGAGTGGGAAATAGGGAAATTTTGTGAGaactatttatatataattatgaaattatatataaacatttacaGTTTTTGAATCACTCTACATTTATGCCCCATAACCTGTAACTTCTTGTAAAGGTGCTCTATACTGAAATTTACATCATAATTATGTTTAAGCTTTTTATTAGAAGTTTAAGAAAAGTTATGAAGTTAACAAGCTTCACTGCTCTGTGAAAATCTGCATAACAGCAATTCTATGCATTCTAGCAAA from Dasypus novemcinctus isolate mDasNov1 chromosome 12, mDasNov1.1.hap2, whole genome shotgun sequence includes these protein-coding regions:
- the LOC139440086 gene encoding olfactory receptor 8S1-like; translated protein: MAGKLMMVLVTRAHSHLYTPMYFFLHQLSFQDTGFSVTVPKLLRNLLYQKETVSVEGCLAQVFSLLVRGATEVGLLAAMSYDCFAAICHPLLYVQVMNNLLCKRLAWGSWDLSFFTALLNIFPAMNLEFCGDYTIPHYSCDLPSLFPLSCSDLSPSFTVILCSSLYGIATSFSFLIFYSYVCIVFTILGIGSSSVEARPSPPAPPTLQ